A genomic stretch from bacterium includes:
- a CDS encoding tetratricopeptide repeat protein — MKRVFLHAGRSTGPAGRACILFVGLVVALLCDGCGSARYSLAKRYIRQEQYDLARRELASVGPRDAQGWALLATCSFYEKDYPALADAATHSLAMSQEFRPWLSYYLQQAFIEQLRGAVKAFQNKSDLDAIREFSQALVFSEAIDEKMKRDIVETRERIKSLAAAAALRLKDYPQAQTYLESLSDKWKEDVALLERLATAYYHMGKHDRCVATCETILSKSPGHSNALALRAQALAESGKGTETLNAYRDARSGNIRHSLLERNIGLLLYNMQDWQPAREHLQRTLEAGESKNDSLLIIVAECCYQAGDYESALQRYQQASRLRPSDPEILRALGACYGKLGDDIAARAAFTEAASSMVTDSVKSKTDESKDGGLDKNQEPTR, encoded by the coding sequence ATGAAGCGTGTGTTTCTTCACGCCGGACGAAGCACCGGTCCGGCCGGCCGGGCGTGCATCCTATTCGTCGGACTCGTCGTCGCCTTGCTCTGCGACGGGTGCGGAAGTGCGAGATATTCGCTGGCCAAACGGTACATCCGGCAGGAACAATACGACTTGGCCCGCCGGGAATTGGCGTCGGTGGGCCCGCGCGACGCCCAAGGCTGGGCCTTGCTCGCCACCTGTAGCTTCTACGAAAAGGACTATCCGGCGCTGGCCGACGCGGCCACTCATTCCCTGGCGATGTCGCAAGAATTCAGGCCGTGGCTCTCGTATTATCTTCAACAGGCCTTCATCGAGCAACTCCGCGGAGCCGTGAAAGCCTTCCAGAACAAGAGCGATCTGGACGCCATCCGCGAGTTCAGTCAGGCGCTCGTTTTCAGCGAAGCGATTGATGAAAAAATGAAGCGTGATATCGTCGAGACGCGCGAGCGCATCAAATCCCTGGCGGCGGCGGCCGCGCTGCGTCTCAAAGATTATCCACAGGCGCAAACGTACCTCGAGAGTCTTTCCGACAAGTGGAAAGAAGACGTGGCGCTCTTGGAGCGACTGGCCACGGCCTATTATCACATGGGGAAACACGATCGTTGCGTGGCGACCTGCGAGACGATATTGTCCAAATCACCGGGTCATTCAAACGCACTCGCTCTGCGCGCTCAGGCGCTCGCCGAGTCCGGCAAAGGAACCGAGACGCTGAACGCCTACCGGGACGCGCGCTCAGGCAACATTCGTCATTCACTTCTGGAGCGAAATATCGGGCTGCTGCTGTACAACATGCAGGACTGGCAGCCCGCCCGCGAGCATCTGCAACGGACTTTGGAAGCGGGCGAGTCGAAAAACGATTCCCTGCTCATCATCGTCGCCGAGTGTTGTTATCAAGCGGGCGATTACGAATCCGCCCTTCAACGATACCAGCAGGCGTCGCGGCTGCGTCCGTCGGATCCCGAGATCCTGCGGGCATTGGGAGCATGCTACGGGAAGCTTGGAGATGACATTGCGGCTCGAGCGGCTTTTACCGAAGCCGCGAGTAGCATGGTCACTGACAGCGTAAAATCGAAAACCGACGAATCGAAAGATGGCGGCCTCGACAAGAATCAAGAGCCAACAAGGTGA
- a CDS encoding PEGA domain-containing protein, with amino-acid sequence MKRVVVTLLLQVLLALPGLRASEIERLGTLVISPLPSHEMKSYVVASTSYGLLVVESSIPRITLRQSTGPVLGSDFSTPGVFIWELGTGRHVVTLVADGFEALRFPITVAGRGELQVQQFRISEGIAPQTDADPPQILLRMSLPEGVSGVTGAIDGRPLYLNCPAGHALLEPPLGTHHVRLAGSWGGWESWITLSETSRRIEQTVEWSAPKSKAERPEALAIVKIASDPPGAEVIMNDAVVGISPVELSGVAPGHYQVSLILDRHIPMTFGFDVESTSGSLPDDSRLLDLPAYPLIPRFGNLRVTSVPEGAMVFLNGVEKGPTPIDGMELNPGQHRLRLELPDHHTLMKAITMVPDTTIALTCRLARHMGQVKIESVPTDAEVFVDGSYWSNTPIEDSLATGQHSVRLRKMRYSDKTIELSANLHQPFVTNILLDQYYGYLRVDSWPHRASVTLDGPSPELIGRRLVTPTSKLKVLSGQYIIHYSLKDYIEKSDTIFVQASAFVDTLVDLTRKTGSLVITLEDGFGTQIYLKGEVSIEKTYPPENSPFYIHEVPTGTYTLTVKKKGAGYYRTVLTIEENKTLTVQPQLVR; translated from the coding sequence TTGAAACGAGTCGTCGTCACTCTTCTTCTTCAAGTTCTGCTGGCTCTTCCGGGTCTTCGAGCTTCTGAAATCGAACGGCTGGGAACGCTGGTGATTTCTCCATTGCCGTCCCATGAGATGAAGTCCTACGTGGTGGCCAGCACATCCTATGGACTCTTGGTCGTCGAATCAAGCATCCCCAGGATTACTCTGCGTCAGTCAACCGGACCGGTGCTGGGTTCGGACTTCTCCACGCCGGGGGTGTTCATCTGGGAGCTGGGAACGGGGCGTCACGTGGTGACCCTGGTGGCGGACGGTTTTGAAGCGCTTCGGTTCCCCATTACGGTGGCGGGACGCGGGGAGTTGCAGGTGCAGCAATTCCGAATCAGTGAAGGAATTGCCCCGCAAACCGACGCGGATCCTCCGCAGATTCTTCTGCGAATGTCGTTGCCCGAGGGAGTCTCGGGCGTTACCGGAGCAATTGACGGTCGCCCGCTCTACCTGAATTGTCCGGCCGGACACGCGCTTCTTGAGCCGCCTTTGGGTACTCATCATGTCCGGCTCGCGGGATCGTGGGGCGGTTGGGAAAGTTGGATCACTCTTAGCGAAACCAGCCGGCGCATCGAACAAACCGTGGAGTGGTCCGCTCCGAAGTCGAAGGCGGAGCGACCGGAAGCGCTTGCCATAGTGAAGATCGCCTCTGATCCGCCCGGGGCGGAAGTAATCATGAACGATGCCGTGGTGGGGATTTCTCCCGTTGAGCTGAGCGGTGTAGCCCCAGGGCACTATCAGGTCTCGCTCATCTTGGATCGTCATATTCCCATGACCTTCGGCTTCGATGTGGAATCCACTTCCGGAAGTTTGCCCGATGATTCTCGGTTGTTGGATCTTCCTGCCTATCCGTTGATTCCGCGTTTCGGCAATCTCCGCGTTACTTCGGTGCCGGAGGGTGCTATGGTCTTTCTGAATGGCGTTGAAAAAGGACCCACGCCGATTGACGGTATGGAATTGAATCCCGGCCAGCATCGCCTGCGGTTGGAGTTGCCCGATCACCACACTCTGATGAAAGCCATCACCATGGTTCCGGACACGACGATTGCCCTGACATGCCGTCTTGCCCGTCACATGGGGCAGGTGAAAATTGAGTCGGTTCCCACGGATGCCGAAGTCTTCGTGGATGGTTCCTATTGGAGTAACACCCCGATTGAAGATTCGCTCGCGACCGGTCAGCACTCTGTCCGCCTCCGTAAAATGAGGTACAGTGACAAGACTATCGAACTGTCCGCAAATCTTCACCAACCGTTCGTCACAAACATCTTGCTGGACCAATACTACGGATACCTGAGGGTTGACAGTTGGCCCCATCGCGCTTCCGTGACCCTGGACGGCCCCAGCCCCGAGTTGATCGGCCGGCGACTCGTAACCCCCACGTCTAAGCTGAAGGTCCTTTCGGGACAGTACATCATACATTACTCTCTGAAAGACTACATTGAGAAAAGCGACACCATCTTTGTTCAAGCAAGTGCATTCGTTGACACGCTGGTAGATTTGACTCGCAAGACGGGGTCGCTGGTCATCACTCTGGAAGACGGTTTCGGGACGCAGATCTACCTCAAGGGCGAGGTTTCAATCGAGAAAACCTATCCACCCGAGAATAGCCCGTTCTACATCCATGAAGTGCCAACCGGCACGTACACTCTCACAGTGAAGAAAAAGGGCGCGGGATACTATCGCACCGTGCTGACCATCGAGGAAAACAAAACTCTTACGGTTCAACCTCAATTGGTGCGATGA
- a CDS encoding CoB--CoM heterodisulfide reductase iron-sulfur subunit B family protein, which produces MKFAFFPGCLIPVKYPFMETAIRKTLPPLGIDIVDLPGFTCCPDPIHYKATDNFGWLLIAARNLCVAEQAGLNIFTICSGCTETLSEAAFLLNEDQDLRNRVNQRLAKAGKEYQGTVRVSHIVTVLRDDVGMERIAETIRKPLKGLMVAIHYGCHLLKPQRFMNVDDPDDPRVMDKLIRAIGGTTCRHSEWYLCCGKACHSDSLREDMTRCVLNSVRKMEADCMGMICPSCFSSFDLGQVLIARKYKDSAEDQQMVPPVYYFQLLGLAQGLSPQEVGLDRHKIRPTAMLEKLEIAA; this is translated from the coding sequence GTGAAGTTCGCGTTTTTTCCCGGCTGTCTGATTCCCGTCAAGTATCCGTTCATGGAGACGGCGATCCGCAAGACGTTGCCGCCGCTCGGTATTGACATCGTGGATCTGCCCGGCTTCACGTGTTGTCCCGATCCCATTCATTACAAAGCCACCGACAACTTCGGCTGGCTGCTGATCGCCGCGCGGAATCTCTGTGTGGCCGAGCAGGCCGGACTCAATATTTTCACGATTTGCTCAGGCTGCACCGAGACTCTCTCCGAAGCCGCTTTTCTCTTAAATGAAGACCAAGATCTTCGCAATCGTGTCAACCAGCGGCTGGCCAAGGCGGGAAAGGAATACCAGGGAACGGTAAGAGTCAGCCACATCGTCACGGTGCTGCGCGACGACGTCGGTATGGAACGAATCGCCGAGACGATCCGCAAACCGCTCAAAGGCCTGATGGTCGCGATTCACTACGGTTGTCATCTGCTCAAACCGCAACGCTTCATGAACGTAGACGATCCCGACGATCCCCGCGTGATGGACAAGCTGATTCGAGCGATCGGCGGCACCACCTGTCGGCACAGCGAATGGTATCTGTGTTGCGGAAAAGCCTGTCACAGCGATTCGCTGCGCGAGGACATGACGCGTTGCGTGCTCAATTCCGTGCGGAAGATGGAGGCCGATTGCATGGGCATGATTTGTCCGTCCTGTTTCTCGTCCTTTGATCTCGGCCAGGTGCTGATCGCCCGCAAGTACAAAGACTCGGCCGAGGATCAGCAAATGGTTCCGCCCGTCTACTACTTCCAGCTTCTCGGCCTCGCCCAGGGTCTTTCCCCTCAGGAAGTCGGACTCGACCGCCACAAGATTCGCCCCACCGCCATGCTCGAAAAACTGGAGATTGCCGCGTAG
- a CDS encoding 4Fe-4S dicluster domain-containing protein — protein MARNGEIQVDFARRRELESVLGAGHVGYCYQCGACVGDCPTARFHGTFNPRTIMLQALLGDLDDLLQPESVIWLCSNCYNCYERCPQDVRPVEVIIALKNLCVKQGHISGEIVEVSKRVRETGRSVPVMPSINRMRQDLGLPPLEELDVSDLKKILPQQEEESGS, from the coding sequence ATGGCCCGGAACGGCGAAATACAAGTAGACTTTGCGCGCCGTCGCGAACTGGAAAGCGTCTTGGGCGCGGGGCACGTTGGTTATTGTTATCAGTGCGGCGCGTGCGTGGGAGACTGCCCGACGGCGAGATTTCACGGCACGTTTAATCCGCGCACGATCATGCTTCAGGCACTGCTCGGCGATCTCGACGACCTGCTGCAGCCCGAATCGGTCATCTGGCTGTGCTCGAACTGCTACAACTGTTACGAACGCTGTCCGCAGGACGTGCGTCCGGTCGAAGTGATTATTGCGCTGAAAAACCTCTGCGTGAAGCAGGGACATATCTCAGGCGAAATCGTGGAGGTGTCCAAGCGAGTGCGGGAAACCGGTCGCAGCGTCCCGGTCATGCCGTCTATCAACCGGATGCGCCAGGACCTGGGACTCCCGCCGCTGGAAGAGTTGGACGTATCCGATCTGAAGAAAATACTTCCGCAGCAGGAAGAGGAGTCCGGCTCGTGA